From one Streptomyces sp. N50 genomic stretch:
- a CDS encoding sensor histidine kinase, producing the protein MSIRGFADRWPFRRKLNLLVGVPLAVVAVLLAYLISDEIGQSTDASDAAQLVRDSGQVAELVNLVEAEHQQAILLSVRFEATNDGGTPSQSAYRKAQLAVDKQVEKVRDTFGDRLPASEAQALKEINGLETLRDTVEQSYLPADNIDPAYTSASDGLIDGLDLEHNANLATTFTGNLLDSVLRADAAHSSFETSVFSATTGDSNALIEYNNAVGSYDLFTYQSARFARFATEDQADQLSGIEHTPAQREIAEAYAELQIDPSGLQAETPGAVRKAFADAMSDYPSYPQQAASRLKITGSLIDQIATRADDASSSASWRAGLLLSLSLLGFVLWLAFVVIVRRSVVRPVQALTGAAKQVAEVAGRELARVADDDAEDDGPPLLRDMPVTAKDEIGDLAEAFNHVQTTAAALLARQVVSRRNVAEMFGNVGRRVSNLTTRQLALIDAVERGETDPALLERLYSIDHIAVRLRRNADSLMLLAGIRETVLDGGPTELTNVVRAALGQIEGFQRVGLRADTEVMVEPDIIGDLTLMVAELLENAVSFSPAGSPVEVVVRTDGDDALIVVADHGLGMSADRIAEENARLIRRERLDLVPTKVLGLFVVGTLARRWDIDVTLARTPGGGVTAEITIPATLLLRMSALASGGSAGGFAGLESGSGSGSGSALASAGSVPDQRPAPSWATADSGAARTTDSGLAATASGYGSSGRSADSVRPAPAVGAPAGRDSGYADSGPRPSVAAEPVREHTWADDEPAPLPRRVSRYETAPAAAVAESAAVTTHHAPADDSATAPDDATGGSRPLRRRVRGATLRTGADAAAQQAARQAPRPADADAVRSALEEFEAAVEQAHRDSDTLTGLRAPDANHPHDQNHLPKGAEQ; encoded by the coding sequence GTGTCCATACGGGGCTTCGCAGACCGTTGGCCCTTCAGGCGCAAGCTCAATCTGCTCGTCGGCGTACCGCTCGCGGTGGTCGCCGTACTGCTGGCGTATCTCATCTCGGACGAGATCGGGCAGTCGACGGACGCGAGCGACGCGGCGCAGCTGGTGCGGGACAGCGGGCAGGTCGCCGAGCTGGTGAACCTCGTGGAGGCGGAGCACCAGCAGGCCATCCTGCTCTCCGTCCGCTTCGAGGCCACCAACGACGGCGGCACCCCCTCGCAGAGCGCCTACCGCAAGGCCCAACTGGCCGTGGACAAGCAGGTCGAGAAGGTGCGCGACACCTTCGGCGACCGGCTGCCGGCCAGCGAGGCCCAGGCGTTGAAGGAGATCAACGGCCTGGAGACGCTGCGCGACACCGTCGAGCAGAGCTATCTGCCCGCCGACAACATCGACCCGGCGTACACCAGCGCCTCCGACGGTCTGATCGACGGGCTCGACCTCGAGCACAACGCGAACCTCGCCACCACCTTCACCGGCAACCTGCTGGACTCCGTGCTGCGGGCGGACGCCGCCCACAGCTCGTTCGAGACCAGCGTGTTCTCCGCGACGACCGGTGACAGCAACGCGCTCATCGAGTACAACAACGCGGTCGGCTCCTACGACCTCTTCACCTACCAGTCCGCCCGGTTCGCCCGGTTCGCCACCGAGGACCAGGCCGACCAGCTCTCCGGCATCGAGCACACTCCGGCGCAGCGGGAGATCGCCGAGGCCTACGCCGAGCTGCAGATCGACCCCAGCGGGCTGCAGGCCGAGACGCCCGGCGCCGTCCGCAAGGCCTTCGCGGACGCCATGAGCGACTACCCGTCCTACCCGCAGCAGGCCGCGAGCCGGCTGAAGATCACCGGCTCGCTCATCGACCAGATCGCCACCCGCGCCGACGACGCGTCCTCCTCCGCCTCCTGGCGCGCCGGGCTGCTGCTGAGCCTGTCGCTGCTCGGCTTCGTGCTGTGGCTCGCCTTCGTGGTGATCGTGCGCCGCTCGGTGGTCCGCCCCGTGCAGGCCCTGACCGGTGCCGCGAAGCAGGTCGCCGAGGTCGCGGGCCGGGAACTCGCCCGCGTCGCCGACGACGACGCCGAGGACGACGGGCCGCCGCTGCTGCGGGACATGCCGGTCACCGCGAAGGACGAGATCGGTGACCTCGCCGAGGCCTTCAACCATGTGCAGACCACGGCCGCCGCGCTGCTGGCCCGCCAGGTGGTCAGCCGGCGCAACGTCGCCGAGATGTTCGGCAACGTCGGCCGCCGCGTCAGCAACCTGACGACCCGTCAACTCGCCCTGATCGACGCGGTGGAGCGCGGTGAGACCGACCCGGCGCTGCTGGAGCGGCTCTACTCCATCGACCACATCGCCGTCCGCCTGCGCCGCAACGCGGACAGCCTGATGCTGCTCGCCGGCATCCGCGAGACCGTGCTGGACGGCGGACCCACCGAACTCACCAACGTCGTACGGGCCGCGCTCGGCCAGATCGAGGGCTTCCAGCGGGTGGGCCTGCGGGCCGACACCGAGGTCATGGTGGAGCCCGACATCATCGGCGACCTCACGCTGATGGTGGCCGAACTCCTGGAGAACGCGGTCTCGTTCTCGCCCGCGGGCAGCCCCGTCGAGGTGGTCGTACGGACCGACGGCGACGACGCGCTGATCGTGGTCGCCGACCACGGACTCGGGATGAGCGCCGACCGGATCGCCGAGGAGAACGCCCGCCTGATCCGGCGCGAGCGCCTCGACCTGGTGCCGACGAAGGTGCTGGGCCTGTTCGTGGTCGGTACGCTCGCCCGCCGCTGGGACATCGACGTCACCCTCGCCCGCACCCCGGGCGGCGGTGTGACGGCCGAGATCACCATCCCGGCGACGCTGCTGCTGCGCATGAGCGCGCTGGCCTCCGGCGGTTCGGCGGGAGGGTTCGCGGGGCTGGAATCGGGCTCGGGATCAGGGTCGGGGTCGGCACTCGCGTCCGCGGGCTCCGTACCGGACCAGCGTCCGGCTCCTTCCTGGGCCACCGCTGACTCCGGTGCCGCCCGGACCACCGACTCCGGCCTGGCGGCCACGGCTTCGGGCTACGGCTCCTCCGGCCGCAGCGCCGACTCCGTACGCCCGGCGCCCGCCGTCGGGGCTCCCGCCGGACGCGACTCCGGGTACGCCGACTCCGGTCCCCGGCCCTCCGTCGCCGCCGAACCCGTGCGGGAACACACCTGGGCCGACGATGAGCCCGCCCCGCTGCCGCGCCGGGTCTCCCGGTACGAGACGGCGCCCGCAGCCGCCGTGGCGGAGTCCGCCGCCGTCACCACCCACCACGCCCCGGCGGACGATTCCGCCACCGCCCCTGACGACGCCACCGGGGGCTCCCGGCCCCTGCGTCGGCGGGTCAGGGGTGCCACCCTTCGTACGGGCGCCGACGCCGCCGCCCAGCAAGCCGCACGGCAGGCCCCCCGGCCCGCCGACGCGGACGCCGTCCGCTCGGCCCTCGAAGAGTTCGAGGCCGCCGTAGAACAGGCGCATCGCGACAGCGACACCCTCACGGGCCTGCGGGCCCCGGACGCGAACCACCCGCACGACCAGAACCACCTCCCGAAAGGAGCGGAGCAGTGA
- a CDS encoding ABC transporter substrate-binding protein, which produces MTSKAKNSWSSTRYPGAAAIALAATAALVTGCGSSSDSKSDNPLSGGKAGGDTVVVGSNNFAESILIADIYGEALKAKGVKVTYKPNIGSRETTYGLLKNGTISVLPEYNGALLAYLDPKATPATLAATTAAINAKLDSKLTLLDPAAAEDKDTVTLNAETAKKYSLTSDSSIADLKSIAKDLVIGASPEFQTRQQGLVGLKSVYGLEFKSFKALDAGGPLTAAALKKNTVQAADLFSTDPTIVKEKHVTLQDPKRLFGFENVQPLVYKSGLSAAGVAALNAVSAKLDTATLLDLDTQVQSQNKDPLDVAKAWLKTAGLS; this is translated from the coding sequence GTGACTTCTAAAGCGAAGAACAGCTGGTCCAGCACTAGGTACCCCGGCGCGGCCGCCATCGCGCTCGCCGCGACGGCTGCGCTTGTCACGGGATGTGGTTCGTCCTCCGACAGCAAGTCCGACAACCCGCTCTCCGGCGGCAAGGCCGGCGGCGACACCGTCGTCGTCGGCTCGAACAACTTCGCCGAGAGCATCCTGATCGCCGACATCTACGGCGAGGCTCTCAAGGCCAAGGGCGTCAAGGTCACTTACAAGCCGAACATCGGCAGTCGTGAGACGACGTACGGCCTGCTCAAGAACGGCACGATATCCGTGCTGCCCGAGTACAACGGCGCGCTGCTGGCCTACCTCGACCCGAAGGCCACCCCGGCGACCCTCGCGGCGACCACGGCCGCGATCAACGCCAAGCTGGACTCCAAGCTGACGCTGCTGGACCCGGCGGCGGCGGAGGACAAGGACACGGTCACGCTCAACGCGGAGACCGCGAAGAAGTACAGCCTCACGTCCGACTCCTCCATCGCGGACCTCAAGTCCATCGCGAAGGACCTGGTCATCGGCGCCTCGCCGGAGTTCCAGACCCGGCAGCAGGGCCTGGTGGGCCTGAAGTCGGTCTACGGCCTGGAGTTCAAGTCCTTCAAGGCGCTGGACGCGGGCGGCCCGCTGACGGCGGCCGCGCTGAAGAAGAACACGGTGCAGGCGGCCGACCTCTTCAGCACGGACCCGACCATCGTCAAGGAGAAGCACGTCACGCTCCAGGACCCGAAGCGGCTCTTCGGCTTCGAGAACGTGCAGCCCCTCGTCTACAAGAGCGGCCTCTCCGCGGCCGGTGTCGCCGCCCTCAACGCGGTCTCCGCGAAGCTCGACACGGCGACCCTGCTGGACCTCGACACCCAGGTCCAGTCCCAGAACAAGGACCCGCTGGACGTCGCGAAGGCCTGGCTGAAGACGGCCGGCCTGAGCTGA
- a CDS encoding glycoside hydrolase family 43 protein, whose amino-acid sequence MAVPPLPHPSRRLFLGMAATVPLAATGALTLGAGSAQAATNSAYVMCYFTESPTFLGANYGLHLAVSPDGLQWTPLNQNAPVATPTAGSLGLRDPFILRKQDGTFVVLATDLNGTDWSYVSQYIHVWDSTDLRTFTGYRRMKVHDLDTHAWAPESFWDAGRGQYGVIYSAVNDSGHNVIMVNYTSDFVTAGDPQVFFDPGYDVIDGDLAVGVNGVNYLYFKKNSTLVGAKSTSLDPGSFSEFSTAVSHNGTEAPTLVKSLASSSTWYLWGDTWDPNGVFYAWQTSSLAAGTWTAVDQKLYTQPLNSKHCGIQPITTAEYNNLIAKWGTPAWNRLKSYNYPARYVRHSNFIGRIDEYAFDPYTDSQWTLVPGLADSAGVSFQSVNYPTRYLRHYNYALQLDVNDGTSTFAGDATFYRTAGLADSSWASFRSYNNPTRYIRHSNYVLRIDPVSTATDQQDATFYVGY is encoded by the coding sequence ATGGCCGTCCCCCCTCTCCCCCACCCGTCCCGCCGCCTCTTCCTCGGCATGGCCGCGACCGTCCCCCTCGCGGCCACCGGCGCGCTCACGCTCGGCGCGGGCAGCGCGCAGGCCGCGACCAACTCGGCTTACGTCATGTGCTACTTCACCGAGTCGCCCACGTTCCTGGGCGCCAACTACGGCCTGCACCTGGCCGTCAGCCCCGACGGTCTGCAGTGGACCCCGCTGAACCAGAACGCTCCCGTCGCCACCCCCACCGCGGGCTCCCTGGGCCTGCGCGACCCGTTCATCCTGCGCAAGCAGGACGGCACGTTCGTGGTCCTCGCGACCGACCTCAACGGCACCGACTGGTCGTACGTCAGCCAGTACATCCACGTCTGGGACTCCACCGATCTGCGTACCTTCACCGGCTACCGGCGGATGAAGGTGCACGACCTGGACACCCACGCGTGGGCGCCGGAGTCGTTCTGGGACGCGGGGCGCGGGCAGTACGGGGTGATCTACTCGGCCGTCAACGACAGCGGCCACAACGTCATCATGGTCAACTACACGAGCGACTTCGTGACCGCCGGTGATCCGCAGGTGTTCTTCGACCCCGGGTACGACGTCATCGACGGCGATCTGGCCGTGGGCGTGAACGGGGTCAACTACCTCTACTTCAAGAAGAATTCGACGCTGGTCGGTGCGAAGTCCACGTCACTGGACCCGGGCAGCTTCTCCGAGTTCAGCACGGCGGTCTCACACAACGGCACCGAGGCGCCGACGTTGGTCAAGTCCCTTGCGTCCAGCTCCACTTGGTACCTCTGGGGTGACACCTGGGACCCCAACGGCGTCTTCTACGCCTGGCAGACCAGCAGTCTCGCCGCCGGTACCTGGACCGCCGTCGACCAGAAGCTGTACACCCAGCCGCTCAACTCGAAGCACTGCGGCATCCAGCCGATCACCACGGCCGAGTACAACAACCTCATCGCCAAGTGGGGCACCCCCGCCTGGAACCGGCTCAAGTCCTACAACTACCCGGCGCGTTACGTCCGGCACTCGAATTTCATCGGGCGGATCGACGAGTACGCCTTCGACCCGTACACCGACTCGCAGTGGACCCTGGTGCCGGGCCTCGCGGACTCGGCCGGGGTGTCCTTCCAGTCGGTCAACTACCCGACCCGGTACCTGCGGCATTACAACTACGCGCTCCAACTCGACGTGAACGACGGCACGTCGACGTTCGCCGGGGACGCCACGTTCTACCGGACGGCGGGGCTCGCGGACTCCTCCTGGGCGTCGTTCCGGTCGTACAACAATCCGACGCGGTACATCCGGCACTCCAACTACGTCCTGCGGATCGACCCGGTCTCCACGGCCACGGATCAGCAGGACGCGACCTTCTACGTCGGGTACTGA
- a CDS encoding ROK family protein, with amino-acid sequence MSDSPEVVVGVDIGGTTTQVVLCTPQLDVLDRTEVPTPAGEGGAAMVGAALSALRLLRDRTPARLLGVGVGAAGLVDVRAGRILVASDSFRDWAGFEVTATIQQALGVPAFLDNDVNAFLRGEVAKGAVAGEENVLGMTLGTGVGGALWLNGALYDGPRGAAGEIGHVPGFGELPCTCGGRGHLETLASGRSIAARYGERTGRALTAREVAGAARQGDQDARAVYAAVGRGVARALLITAGLLDVTTCVIGGGVSRSWELVESAVQETLAVEPPVSGHPVRVLPARLGGDAVAVGAAARARAELLIHTGGS; translated from the coding sequence GTGAGCGACTCCCCGGAGGTGGTCGTCGGCGTCGACATCGGCGGGACGACCACCCAGGTCGTGCTGTGCACGCCTCAACTCGACGTCCTGGACCGTACGGAGGTGCCGACCCCGGCGGGTGAGGGCGGGGCGGCGATGGTCGGTGCCGCGCTCTCCGCGCTACGGCTGCTGCGGGACCGTACGCCCGCCCGGCTGCTCGGGGTCGGGGTCGGCGCGGCCGGGCTCGTGGATGTGCGGGCCGGGCGGATCCTCGTGGCGAGCGACTCCTTTCGCGACTGGGCCGGGTTCGAGGTGACGGCGACCATCCAACAGGCCCTGGGTGTACCGGCGTTCCTCGACAACGACGTGAACGCGTTTCTGCGCGGGGAGGTCGCGAAGGGTGCGGTCGCCGGCGAGGAGAACGTGCTCGGGATGACCCTCGGCACCGGCGTGGGTGGCGCACTGTGGCTGAATGGCGCCCTTTACGACGGGCCGCGCGGGGCCGCGGGCGAGATCGGCCACGTGCCCGGGTTCGGTGAACTGCCGTGCACCTGCGGGGGAAGAGGACATCTGGAGACGCTGGCCTCGGGGCGGTCGATCGCGGCGCGGTACGGGGAGCGGACGGGGCGTGCGCTCACGGCCCGTGAGGTCGCCGGGGCGGCCCGGCAGGGCGATCAGGACGCGCGGGCCGTGTACGCGGCGGTGGGGCGCGGTGTCGCCCGGGCGCTGCTGATCACGGCGGGGCTGCTGGACGTCACGACGTGTGTGATCGGCGGGGGTGTCAGCCGGTCGTGGGAGCTGGTCGAGTCGGCCGTGCAGGAGACGCTGGCGGTGGAGCCGCCGGTGAGCGGTCATCCGGTGCGGGTGCTGCCTGCCCGGCTCGGCGGCGACGCGGTGGCGGTCGGGGCGGCGGCCCGGGCGCGGGCGGAACTCCTGATCCACACAGGAGGCTCGTAG
- a CDS encoding ABC transporter ATP-binding protein yields MNSILEIENLGVTFSTESGDVPAVRGVSLRVEPGETLALVGESGSGKSTVALAALGLLPGNALASGGVSVGGTDVVGAGEGELARLRGRTASMVFQEPATALDPLTRIGKQIAEVVRNHRDLSRQEAAAEAVALLGRVGIPEPERRASAFPFQLSGGQRQRVVIAMAIANSPGLLVADEPTTALDVTVQAEILDLLRALAVDSGTGVLLVTHNMGVVADFADRVAVMLEGEVVETGAVEDVLLRPTHEYTRRLLAAVPRLAVSEPVGGAVRERGETAAPVVELRDVSVRFGRGPRAVRALEEVSLTVRAGETVGLVGESGSGKSTAARVALGLVAPESGGVSLFGADLRKARGRARRALLAGVGVVLQDPVASLDARMSVGECVAEPLRVHRRGMGAVERRERVAEVLELVRLPRELARRGPRELSGGQRQRVSLARALVLEPRLLVADEPTSALDVSVQQTVLDVIAELQGELGFACLFVSHDLAVVQQFAGRVVVMRGGRVEEQGPTMSTLLHPETAYTRRLIAAVPVPDPVLQRERRERRLALGTGAGA; encoded by the coding sequence ATGAACAGCATCCTTGAGATAGAGAATCTGGGTGTCACCTTCTCCACCGAGAGCGGTGATGTGCCCGCCGTGCGTGGGGTGTCGTTGCGGGTCGAGCCCGGCGAGACGCTTGCCCTCGTCGGTGAGTCCGGGTCCGGGAAGTCGACCGTCGCGCTCGCTGCTCTTGGGCTGCTGCCCGGCAACGCCCTTGCGTCCGGGGGCGTTTCGGTCGGTGGTACGGATGTCGTGGGGGCCGGTGAGGGCGAACTCGCGCGGTTGCGGGGGCGTACGGCCTCGATGGTGTTCCAGGAGCCGGCCACCGCGCTGGATCCACTGACCCGGATCGGCAAGCAGATAGCGGAAGTTGTACGGAATCACCGGGACCTCTCCCGGCAGGAGGCGGCCGCTGAGGCTGTCGCGTTGTTGGGAAGGGTCGGGATTCCCGAGCCTGAGCGGCGGGCCTCCGCCTTTCCGTTCCAGTTGTCCGGTGGGCAGCGGCAGCGGGTCGTGATCGCCATGGCCATCGCCAACTCGCCCGGGCTGCTGGTCGCGGACGAGCCGACCACCGCTCTCGACGTCACCGTGCAGGCCGAAATCCTGGATCTGCTGCGGGCGTTGGCCGTCGACTCGGGAACCGGAGTGCTGCTGGTCACGCACAACATGGGGGTCGTCGCCGACTTCGCCGACCGGGTCGCCGTGATGCTGGAGGGGGAGGTCGTGGAGACGGGGGCGGTGGAGGACGTGTTGTTGCGGCCCACGCATGAGTACACGCGGCGGTTGCTGGCCGCTGTGCCTCGGCTGGCGGTGAGCGAGCCGGTGGGTGGCGCTGTACGGGAGCGGGGCGAGACTGCTGCTCCCGTGGTCGAACTACGGGATGTGAGTGTGCGGTTCGGGCGTGGGCCCCGGGCCGTTCGGGCGCTGGAGGAGGTGTCGCTGACCGTGCGGGCCGGTGAGACCGTGGGGCTCGTCGGTGAGTCCGGGTCGGGGAAGTCGACAGCCGCCCGGGTGGCTCTTGGGCTGGTCGCGCCGGAGTCGGGGGGTGTCTCGCTCTTCGGGGCCGATCTGCGCAAGGCGCGGGGGCGGGCCCGGCGGGCCCTGCTGGCCGGGGTCGGTGTGGTCCTGCAGGATCCGGTGGCCTCGCTGGACGCGCGGATGAGTGTCGGGGAGTGTGTGGCCGAGCCGTTGCGGGTGCACCGGCGTGGGATGGGTGCCGTCGAGCGGCGGGAGCGGGTCGCCGAGGTTCTCGAACTGGTGCGGCTGCCACGGGAGTTGGCCCGGCGTGGGCCGCGTGAGCTGTCCGGTGGGCAGCGGCAGCGGGTGAGTCTCGCGCGGGCGTTGGTCCTCGAACCCCGGCTGCTGGTCGCGGACGAGCCGACGAGCGCGCTGGACGTGAGTGTGCAGCAGACCGTGCTGGACGTGATCGCCGAGTTGCAGGGAGAGCTCGGGTTCGCCTGCCTCTTCGTCTCGCACGACCTCGCCGTGGTGCAGCAGTTCGCCGGGCGCGTGGTCGTGATGCGGGGCGGCCGGGTCGAGGAACAGGGGCCGACCATGAGCACGTTGCTGCACCCGGAGACCGCGTACACGCGCCGGCTCATCGCCGCCGTGCCCGTGCCCGATCCGGTGCTCCAACGGGAGCGCAGGGAGCGCCGGTTGGCGTTGGGGACGGGGGCCGGCGCGTGA
- a CDS encoding ABC transporter permease, giving the protein MLAPRGGAANRHSPAPLRARFARNKLAVAGLLVVVLFFLFCFVGPLLYSTDQIHTDLTQVNLHPSGAHWLGTDAVGHDELGRLMYGGKVSLLVGLAAGVLATVIGTLWGAVAGYAGGWVDAVMMRVVDAGIAIPALFILLVVSAITTPGVPGLIVILGLVSWLVPSRLVRAETLTLKSRDYVLTLRAIGGSHSRAITRHILPNSVSTIVVAATFQVADAILLVAYVSYLGLGVQPPSTDWGGMLSAGLTAAYSGRWWLIVPPGLAIILVVCAFNAVGDGLRDAFDVKGRG; this is encoded by the coding sequence TTGCTCGCGCCCCGCGGCGGAGCCGCAAATCGACACAGCCCCGCGCCCCTGAGAGCGCGCTTCGCGCGCAACAAGCTTGCCGTGGCCGGGCTCCTAGTGGTGGTCCTCTTTTTCCTCTTCTGTTTCGTGGGGCCGCTTCTCTACTCCACCGATCAGATCCATACCGACCTCACGCAGGTCAATCTCCATCCCAGTGGGGCGCATTGGCTAGGTACCGACGCTGTCGGGCATGACGAGTTGGGGCGGCTCATGTACGGCGGGAAGGTGTCGCTGCTCGTCGGGCTTGCCGCCGGGGTGCTTGCCACTGTGATCGGGACTCTGTGGGGGGCGGTCGCCGGGTATGCGGGTGGGTGGGTCGATGCCGTGATGATGCGGGTCGTCGATGCCGGGATCGCCATTCCCGCGCTGTTCATCCTGCTGGTCGTGTCGGCGATCACCACGCCTGGCGTGCCTGGGTTGATCGTGATTCTCGGGCTGGTGTCCTGGCTCGTGCCTTCGCGGCTGGTGCGGGCGGAGACGTTGACCTTGAAGAGCCGGGACTATGTGCTGACCCTGCGGGCCATCGGCGGTTCGCACAGCCGGGCCATCACCCGGCACATCCTGCCCAACTCGGTGTCGACGATCGTCGTCGCGGCCACCTTCCAGGTCGCCGACGCGATCCTGCTCGTCGCCTATGTGTCCTATCTGGGGCTGGGAGTTCAGCCGCCGTCGACCGACTGGGGCGGCATGCTCTCGGCCGGGCTGACGGCCGCCTACTCGGGCCGCTGGTGGCTGATCGTGCCGCCGGGTCTCGCGATCATCCTCGTCGTGTGCGCGTTCAACGCGGTCGGTGACGGGCTTCGTGACGCCTTCGACGTGAAGGGACGGGGATGA